A portion of the Leptospira noumeaensis genome contains these proteins:
- the jag gene encoding RNA-binding cell elongation regulator Jag/EloR: MNNYIFEAEGKTKSEAEEYSLETLRLQPGDLRFEVVDSGKSGFLGITQKKPAVVRAFVANNDIPSEKIIHGVIITILKKMGIPAEVVGMGDVDGKIYVELTSKESGLIIGKRGGTLDSLQFLLNLMVDPKIRHNRKIVLDIESYRDKRELSLIRLAKSIAASVIKSGRSKLLDPMNPFERRIVHMAIQEDERVFTRSEGNGTFKRVRVISAKEKHKYKDLEDPTKKGLPVEDFADGVDQEDLD; the protein is encoded by the coding sequence ATGAATAATTACATTTTCGAAGCCGAAGGAAAAACTAAAAGTGAGGCAGAAGAATATTCACTCGAAACACTTCGCCTCCAACCAGGCGATTTACGATTCGAAGTAGTTGATTCCGGAAAATCCGGATTTTTAGGAATCACACAAAAAAAACCAGCCGTCGTACGTGCGTTTGTTGCGAACAACGACATCCCATCCGAAAAAATCATTCATGGAGTGATCATTACTATTTTGAAAAAAATGGGGATCCCTGCCGAAGTGGTTGGAATGGGTGATGTAGATGGAAAAATCTATGTCGAACTTACTAGTAAAGAATCTGGACTCATTATTGGAAAAAGAGGCGGCACATTAGATTCACTTCAATTCCTTCTCAACCTAATGGTCGATCCAAAAATTCGTCATAACCGAAAAATCGTTTTGGATATTGAATCGTATCGCGACAAACGCGAGTTATCTCTCATTCGATTGGCAAAATCAATAGCTGCATCTGTCATCAAATCGGGTAGATCAAAACTACTCGATCCAATGAATCCTTTTGAAAGAAGAATTGTTCACATGGCAATCCAAGAAGACGAAAGAGTGTTCACAAGATCAGAAGGAAACGGAACTTTCAAACGAGTTCGAGTCATCTCAGCAAAAGAAAAACATAAATATAAAGATTTGGAAGATCCAACTAAAAAAGGCCTTCCAGTGGAAGACTTTGCTGACGGAGTAGACCAAGAAGATCTTGATTGA
- a CDS encoding efflux RND transporter permease subunit: protein MKKVIHFFVYKPLVANLVFIFLFLAGMISVLSMKREAFPRVNFRQVRVLTVYPGASPVDVEKKVTIPIEEKLREVEGLDSVRSISRNSESDISIKIDLEHNNPDGVVNDIRRAVDRVTNLPTQVKDRPIVTEQKSSNFPVLEVAIHGAMNEMELQEMGRFIEDEMRKVSGVSRVDAFGKRKEEWRIRVDPDLKKRYTLGFSDIINAISKRNISVPAGSFLRPITQDIRVTGEINEINDIKNIPIRSNETGNTILLSQVANVKDTYERPRVIAVVNGEPAYVLQIIKKDSADIIRTVQAVQERIDELKKQIPANIQFTELNNEGARAIKRLDVVITNSLQGLFLVVVVLILFFSLKDSLLTSLSLPLTLFATTIAFPIFDVSFNLVSMLGIIISLGMLVDNSIIISENIYKHRSKKVDSKEAAVLGASELFVPIIGSYLTTVAAFLPMAFMSGIMGKFIWQIPFMVIVALTLSLFESFLLLPVRYAQFTSHEVKKRSKQRERFRTALENGFDSLKSGFTNFITKVVNRPFLTLGSILIVFLSSCGLVGLMNFNLFPKEGIDYVMVRAEFPPDFSAQETTKQLQYFQPILNKIPKEEVQSIILKIGIQQTDPTDPLTRIGEQLGMAQIILVPETERKRTAQEIFGELEPDLKKLPGAVSVMVDLVVNGPPIGAAVTVAIEGRDYKTLKQISNEMQDFLRKQDGVININDDYKPGREEIQIRMKDTASAITGIDTEVTAYYVRTAMEGLEASNLRKGKDEVKIVIQNDDQFRDGMEDLDSIQISNKFGLLTPITAVTTKTTVQGIEALYHNDYEKAITVLADVDEAKTSSSIVNAKIVDEFGNIGKKYPGYKIKFRGEQEETAKSMVSLLTAGVLAFFGIFAILAIIFNSIKKPILILLSIPLGFVGVVFGFLISGKALSFLAMIGIIGLAGVIVNASIVLVDTIEEFQAKGEGLYNSLITASAERFRPILVTTLTTMAGMIPTAYAIGGSDPLLIPMTLSLAWGLGFGTFGSLIFIPASFSAYYKLKKRT, encoded by the coding sequence ATGAAAAAAGTTATCCATTTCTTCGTCTACAAACCATTAGTTGCCAATTTGGTTTTTATCTTTTTGTTCCTTGCGGGGATGATTTCCGTTTTATCTATGAAACGAGAAGCGTTCCCTCGGGTAAACTTTCGCCAGGTACGTGTTCTCACGGTTTATCCTGGCGCAAGTCCTGTGGACGTAGAGAAAAAAGTTACCATTCCCATTGAAGAGAAATTACGCGAAGTAGAAGGATTGGATTCTGTTCGTTCCATCTCTCGTAACTCTGAATCCGATATCAGCATCAAAATCGATTTAGAACACAATAACCCTGATGGTGTTGTGAACGATATCAGGCGAGCTGTGGATCGTGTGACTAATTTACCAACACAAGTGAAAGACAGGCCCATTGTCACTGAACAGAAAAGTTCCAACTTTCCTGTGTTAGAGGTAGCGATCCATGGTGCCATGAACGAAATGGAACTACAAGAAATGGGTAGGTTCATCGAAGATGAAATGCGCAAAGTTTCTGGTGTGTCACGTGTGGATGCTTTTGGAAAAAGAAAAGAAGAGTGGCGCATTCGCGTTGATCCTGACTTAAAAAAACGTTATACACTTGGTTTTTCTGATATCATCAACGCCATTTCCAAAAGAAATATCAGTGTTCCTGCAGGTTCTTTTTTAAGACCAATCACTCAAGACATTCGAGTGACTGGTGAAATTAATGAAATCAATGATATTAAGAACATTCCTATTCGTTCGAATGAAACCGGAAATACGATTCTTTTATCGCAAGTTGCCAATGTAAAAGATACTTATGAAAGGCCACGTGTGATTGCGGTTGTGAATGGGGAACCGGCCTATGTCTTACAAATCATTAAAAAAGACAGTGCCGACATCATTCGAACTGTACAAGCTGTCCAAGAACGAATTGATGAATTAAAAAAACAAATTCCAGCAAACATCCAATTTACGGAATTAAACAACGAAGGGGCACGAGCCATCAAACGATTGGATGTGGTGATCACCAACTCACTTCAAGGTTTGTTTTTGGTTGTAGTTGTTCTAATCCTCTTTTTTAGTCTTAAAGATTCACTGCTCACAAGTCTTTCTCTACCGCTAACATTGTTTGCAACAACGATTGCATTTCCTATCTTTGATGTATCCTTCAACTTAGTATCAATGCTAGGGATTATCATTTCCCTGGGCATGTTAGTTGATAATAGTATTATTATCTCTGAAAATATCTACAAACATCGATCTAAAAAAGTTGATTCTAAAGAAGCTGCAGTCCTTGGTGCCAGCGAGTTGTTTGTTCCGATTATTGGATCGTATCTCACAACAGTAGCAGCTTTTTTACCGATGGCTTTTATGTCCGGAATTATGGGTAAATTCATTTGGCAAATTCCATTTATGGTGATTGTGGCTTTGACTTTATCTTTGTTTGAATCCTTTTTATTACTTCCTGTTCGGTATGCACAGTTCACATCACATGAAGTCAAAAAACGTTCGAAACAACGTGAAAGGTTTCGTACTGCCTTAGAAAATGGATTTGATTCTTTAAAATCAGGATTCACCAATTTTATTACAAAGGTTGTGAATCGTCCTTTCCTAACCCTGGGTTCCATCTTAATTGTGTTTTTGTCTTCTTGTGGGCTTGTCGGACTCATGAACTTCAATTTGTTTCCGAAAGAAGGAATTGATTATGTAATGGTACGTGCGGAATTTCCTCCAGACTTCTCTGCTCAAGAAACCACCAAACAATTGCAATACTTCCAACCCATTTTGAATAAAATTCCAAAAGAAGAAGTCCAAAGTATTATTTTAAAAATTGGAATCCAACAAACCGATCCAACAGATCCACTCACCCGGATTGGGGAACAGTTGGGAATGGCACAGATCATTCTAGTTCCTGAAACAGAACGAAAACGAACTGCCCAGGAAATTTTTGGTGAATTAGAACCAGATTTAAAAAAACTTCCAGGTGCTGTTTCAGTTATGGTGGATTTGGTTGTGAACGGCCCACCAATTGGGGCTGCGGTGACTGTTGCAATCGAAGGACGCGATTATAAAACTTTGAAACAAATTTCGAATGAGATGCAAGATTTTCTACGGAAACAAGACGGTGTCATCAATATCAACGATGATTACAAACCTGGTAGAGAAGAAATTCAAATTCGTATGAAAGATACTGCCTCTGCCATTACGGGAATTGATACAGAAGTTACTGCTTATTATGTGCGAACCGCCATGGAAGGATTAGAGGCATCTAATCTACGTAAGGGTAAAGATGAAGTCAAAATCGTAATCCAGAATGATGACCAGTTCCGAGATGGAATGGAAGATTTGGATTCCATTCAAATATCCAATAAATTTGGCCTCCTAACACCAATCACCGCGGTTACTACAAAAACTACCGTCCAAGGGATTGAAGCGTTGTATCATAATGATTATGAAAAAGCCATTACTGTCCTTGCTGACGTGGATGAAGCCAAAACAAGTTCTTCTATTGTGAATGCTAAAATCGTGGATGAGTTTGGAAACATTGGTAAAAAGTATCCTGGTTATAAAATCAAATTTCGAGGAGAACAAGAAGAAACTGCCAAGTCTATGGTTTCACTTCTTACCGCCGGTGTTCTGGCATTCTTTGGAATTTTTGCAATCCTTGCGATCATCTTCAATAGTATCAAAAAACCAATTCTGATTTTGTTATCGATTCCTTTAGGATTTGTTGGGGTTGTATTTGGGTTTTTGATTTCAGGAAAGGCTTTAAGTTTTCTTGCTATGATCGGGATCATTGGTCTTGCGGGAGTGATCGTGAACGCCTCCATTGTACTTGTGGATACCATCGAAGAATTCCAGGCGAAGGGAGAAGGTTTGTATAATTCTCTCATTACCGCATCAGCAGAAAGATTCCGACCGATTTTGGTAACAACACTCACCACCATGGCCGGAATGATTCCTACTGCTTATGCGATCGGTGGATCGGATCCCCTTCTAATTCCTATGACACTTTCTTTGGCATGGGGACTTGGATTTGGAACCTTTGGATCACTCATCTTTATCCCTGCAAGTTTCTCTGCTTATTACAAACTAAAAAAACGAACGTAA
- the yidC gene encoding membrane protein insertase YidC codes for MQNDSTNRQSRLFLALFLSLAVWMGINYFFFPPQTPKPKTADEVSNKETSEKEKTNGTTTDPKAELKKPTTETTKLNPVKPEDVKTFALKTDSFLVRFSSLGGRITEYYIKDHKEPDGSEFAIAKDPKFQIEFDGQTEKAVELSRGQGFDFNIIEDKDTIPFSAYNLVNFSSSYNSETKTVIFEAPSLDGKFTIQKKFQFFPSENYFKFHLTLKNRSNETINISSSKSDVYFRSFSSLGPVLKKKEDFNDRDNAHYFRYYYLDGSFKDHVDGTTTQGFFDNLFGSNDGKDTRYEIKKGSNDRVDFVGTGSRYFIGVIDPLNDKPAGVLLDNRKGNETGVLLVYDNWKLGPGEEVNLDYAAYVGVRELDGTAFRDSKLDPKINKDSVFAGLSDSLDKSFNQGITTPLRNGIVWILKKIYLVIPNYGWAIVIFAILFKLAFYPLNKKQAESMKKMQELSPQIKLINEKYADDPKLKQEKTVELYKKNGTNPMAGCLPMLIQIPIFIALYTAFSDTVDLWNSPFLWITDLSEPDTVYTTPKLAFIGALAINILPLIMVATQVVQSRMTTVSSDPNQKMMMYMMPVIMLYFFWSMPAGVTMYWTMQNILSIAQQLYTNKFVKSEDKKPKNNGPEPANNASAVARPGFRNQNKKKK; via the coding sequence ATGCAAAATGATTCCACTAACAGACAAAGTCGTTTATTCCTCGCGCTATTTTTAAGTTTAGCAGTATGGATGGGTATAAACTACTTCTTCTTTCCACCACAAACACCGAAACCAAAAACCGCAGATGAAGTCTCCAACAAGGAAACCTCCGAAAAAGAGAAAACTAACGGAACTACTACAGATCCGAAAGCAGAATTAAAAAAACCAACAACTGAAACAACAAAGTTAAATCCGGTAAAACCAGAAGATGTAAAAACCTTTGCGTTAAAGACAGATTCTTTTTTAGTTCGTTTTTCTAGTTTAGGTGGAAGGATCACTGAATATTATATCAAAGATCATAAAGAACCAGATGGTTCCGAATTTGCCATCGCAAAAGATCCTAAGTTTCAAATTGAATTTGATGGACAAACTGAAAAAGCAGTCGAACTCTCGAGGGGTCAAGGTTTTGACTTCAACATCATTGAAGACAAAGACACCATTCCTTTTTCAGCTTACAACTTAGTAAACTTTAGCTCCAGTTACAACTCTGAAACAAAAACTGTAATCTTCGAAGCACCTTCGTTAGATGGAAAATTTACCATCCAAAAGAAATTTCAATTTTTTCCTTCTGAAAATTATTTCAAATTTCATTTAACACTTAAAAATAGATCAAACGAAACCATCAATATTTCTTCATCAAAATCTGATGTTTATTTTAGATCCTTTAGTTCCCTTGGTCCAGTACTTAAGAAAAAAGAAGATTTTAACGATCGGGACAATGCTCACTACTTCCGTTATTACTATTTGGATGGAAGTTTTAAAGACCACGTAGACGGAACAACAACACAGGGATTTTTTGATAATCTATTTGGTTCCAATGATGGAAAAGACACTCGTTACGAAATCAAAAAAGGTTCGAATGACCGCGTTGACTTTGTAGGGACAGGAAGTCGTTATTTCATTGGGGTTATCGATCCATTAAATGATAAACCAGCTGGTGTTCTTCTCGATAATCGTAAAGGAAATGAAACAGGTGTTCTTCTTGTTTATGATAATTGGAAACTTGGTCCCGGTGAAGAAGTTAACTTAGACTACGCGGCTTATGTTGGTGTTCGGGAACTTGATGGAACCGCTTTCCGTGACAGCAAACTTGATCCAAAAATCAACAAAGACTCTGTATTTGCAGGCCTTAGTGATTCTCTCGACAAATCATTCAACCAAGGGATTACGACCCCTCTTCGTAATGGAATTGTTTGGATTCTAAAAAAGATTTATCTCGTCATTCCTAACTACGGTTGGGCGATTGTTATTTTTGCCATACTTTTCAAATTAGCATTTTATCCGCTGAACAAAAAACAAGCGGAATCGATGAAGAAGATGCAGGAGTTATCTCCACAAATCAAACTCATCAACGAAAAATATGCGGATGATCCAAAACTCAAACAAGAAAAAACTGTAGAGTTATACAAAAAGAACGGAACCAATCCAATGGCTGGTTGCCTTCCGATGCTCATCCAAATTCCTATCTTTATCGCATTGTATACTGCTTTCTCTGATACAGTGGATCTTTGGAATTCTCCATTTTTATGGATCACCGATTTAAGTGAACCAGACACCGTTTACACAACTCCAAAGTTAGCTTTTATTGGTGCCCTTGCGATCAATATCCTTCCACTCATTATGGTGGCTACACAAGTTGTTCAGTCTCGAATGACAACTGTTTCCTCAGATCCTAACCAAAAGATGATGATGTACATGATGCCTGTAATCATGTTATACTTCTTTTGGTCTATGCCTGCTGGTGTGACAATGTATTGGACAATGCAAAACATTCTGTCCATCGCACAACAATTGTATACGAACAAGTTTGTTAAATCGGAAGATAAAAAACCAAAAAATAATGGACCAGAACCAGCAAACAACGCTTCAGCGGTTGCAAGACCGGGTTTTAGAAACCAGAACAAAAAGAAAAAATGA
- a CDS encoding DUF2804 domain-containing protein, which yields MPEIKKQIPLLKTDGTLTEEGWARSPFWIYNRESIAASALKIKEWDYYSILSPTKEFGITITASDLGYAGLFAICFLDFKQGTFKQIDTLSVLPLGSTGFPRVNSSGLVQFEDKKLRIRFEVINGKRILEFESKSFDAPDGHKGIQGKIELTEPKMDSMNIATSWKENRKAFYYNTKINCMPASGQVSVGNTIYQFDSKKDFGALDWGRGVWTYKNRWYWSSVSAWVDGKPFGLNLGYGFTDRSPASENIILYDGKIHKLEEVDFIIDTKNYMAPWKFTSNNNRLELDFTPIVDRNSYMNFLIIKTVQHQVFGTFNGTVVLDNGKKLKLENILGFAEDVLNHY from the coding sequence ATGCCTGAGATTAAAAAACAAATCCCTTTACTAAAAACTGATGGAACCCTTACAGAAGAAGGTTGGGCTAGGTCTCCTTTTTGGATTTATAACCGTGAAAGTATCGCCGCCTCCGCATTAAAAATCAAGGAATGGGATTATTACTCTATTTTGTCGCCTACAAAAGAATTTGGAATCACAATAACGGCATCTGATTTAGGTTATGCGGGACTATTTGCAATTTGTTTTTTAGATTTCAAACAAGGAACATTCAAACAAATTGATACTCTCTCTGTTTTACCTTTGGGTTCTACTGGATTCCCTCGTGTTAATAGCAGTGGACTCGTTCAGTTTGAAGATAAAAAATTACGAATTCGATTTGAAGTCATAAACGGAAAACGAATTTTAGAATTTGAATCCAAGTCTTTTGACGCGCCCGATGGTCACAAAGGTATCCAGGGAAAAATTGAACTTACCGAACCCAAAATGGATTCGATGAATATCGCAACCTCTTGGAAAGAAAACAGAAAAGCATTCTATTATAATACTAAAATCAATTGTATGCCTGCTTCGGGCCAAGTGTCTGTTGGAAATACCATTTATCAATTTGATTCCAAAAAAGACTTTGGAGCCCTAGATTGGGGGCGTGGTGTTTGGACTTATAAAAACAGATGGTATTGGAGTTCCGTCTCGGCTTGGGTGGATGGGAAACCATTTGGTCTCAATTTAGGATATGGATTTACAGACCGAAGTCCTGCTTCTGAAAATATCATTCTTTATGATGGCAAAATTCATAAACTAGAGGAAGTGGATTTTATCATCGATACCAAAAACTACATGGCTCCATGGAAATTTACTTCCAATAACAATCGTTTGGAATTAGATTTTACGCCAATTGTCGATAGAAATTCTTATATGAATTTTTTAATCATTAAAACAGTCCAACACCAAGTGTTCGGAACTTTTAACGGAACCGTGGTTTTAGACAATGGAAAAAAATTGAAACTTGAGAACATCCTCGGGTTTGCCGAAGATGTTCTGAATCATTACTAA
- the mnmE gene encoding tRNA uridine-5-carboxymethylaminomethyl(34) synthesis GTPase MnmE — protein MIDTIAALSTASGPGAIGILRVSGSAVLPIALAVLQKNGSPLTEEFISNQKRTAIFCDFIDSEKPLDQIVFFYFPAPNSYTGEGLAEFHLHGNPILLKRALQILFEKGARPAQKGEFTKRAYLNGKINLSGAEAIGRLIEARSRYELELAQKNVFGEITKLSSKIRSDLISLKAECEAEIDFSTEDLTFESLEERKNRMISLKNLCSKLIKDSERAETLILQSTVVLFGEPNTGKSSLMNLLIGKDRSIISDIPGTTRDYIAEELSLDGIPIRLVDTAGIRDTSDNIEQMGIERSKREADSANVKLLLIDTSLPFDKTSFLTKHKERLHGAILVANKIDDQNKDWNRNQLDELKNEFELEITEISCKTKIGIPHLLELLKTKLTSQDNSEDVVLLEDRQRYHIQKIESSLSEAIRLMEDNAPAEIYIQEINSSLKEIGEVNGHVDNEEILGRIFSKFCVGK, from the coding sequence TTGATTGATACCATTGCGGCATTGTCCACAGCCTCAGGGCCCGGAGCGATTGGCATCCTTCGGGTATCGGGCTCTGCCGTATTGCCAATTGCCCTTGCCGTTCTCCAAAAAAACGGATCTCCTCTCACCGAAGAATTCATCTCAAACCAAAAACGCACTGCCATCTTCTGTGATTTTATAGATTCAGAAAAACCATTAGACCAAATTGTATTTTTTTACTTTCCGGCACCTAACTCATATACAGGTGAAGGTTTAGCGGAGTTCCACTTACATGGAAATCCAATCCTTCTCAAACGTGCCTTACAAATTCTTTTTGAAAAAGGAGCAAGACCTGCGCAAAAGGGTGAGTTCACAAAAAGAGCTTATTTAAATGGAAAAATCAATTTATCCGGTGCAGAAGCGATTGGTCGACTCATTGAAGCTCGCTCTCGATATGAATTAGAGTTAGCACAAAAAAATGTATTTGGCGAAATTACAAAGTTAAGCTCTAAAATTCGCAGTGATCTCATTTCACTGAAAGCAGAATGCGAAGCAGAAATAGATTTTTCTACGGAAGACTTAACCTTTGAAAGTTTGGAAGAAAGAAAAAATCGAATGATTTCTTTAAAGAATCTTTGTTCCAAATTAATTAAAGATTCAGAACGTGCAGAAACTTTGATTTTGCAATCCACTGTTGTTCTATTTGGAGAGCCAAATACAGGTAAGTCGAGTCTTATGAATTTACTCATTGGAAAAGATCGTTCGATTATCTCTGACATTCCCGGCACTACCAGAGATTATATCGCTGAGGAATTGAGTTTGGACGGAATTCCGATTCGACTCGTGGACACTGCAGGCATTCGAGATACATCAGATAACATAGAACAAATGGGAATTGAACGGAGTAAACGCGAAGCGGACAGTGCGAATGTAAAATTACTTCTCATCGATACATCCCTTCCCTTTGACAAAACTTCATTTTTGACAAAACATAAAGAAAGGCTTCATGGTGCCATCCTTGTTGCCAACAAAATCGATGATCAAAACAAAGATTGGAACAGAAACCAATTAGATGAGTTAAAGAATGAATTCGAATTGGAAATAACAGAGATCTCTTGTAAGACAAAAATCGGGATTCCTCATTTATTAGAACTTTTGAAAACCAAACTTACTTCCCAAGATAACTCGGAAGATGTGGTTCTATTGGAAGACCGACAAAGATATCATATTCAAAAAATAGAATCTAGTTTATCAGAAGCCATCCGACTGATGGAAGATAATGCACCTGCAGAAATTTACATTCAGGAAATCAACTCCTCCCTTAAAGAAATTGGTGAAGTCAACGGACATGTGGACAACGAAGAAATCCTCGGTAGAATTTTTAGCAAATTTTGCGTTGGTAAATAA
- a CDS encoding ankyrin repeat domain-containing protein produces the protein MSLIDIAKSGNIEEWDAAISAGSDPNELDSYGTNALSWMLKMESAELFRHAIQKGADPLSPYRIPGNVIFDVVNQNKDSFLQILVDTVSVWKNSNHLLTRDKNGNTIFHSAVLESAESLWDVLFNSLSDEIVSLRNEEGRSVFLEAIIEDRIEIVTKLLSKFPDIVQQIDREGKTALHLVAERNLHELCSFLLEEEKVSLETKDNFGNTALFLSASADAVECMTDLLHAGANPFVWGENEESITRLLDREKFGHSFKTWKDFVIQKAILGAGYVRREEMIEFIRKEKPFKPEELTKAKLVELI, from the coding sequence ATGAGTTTGATTGACATAGCCAAATCAGGTAACATCGAGGAATGGGATGCCGCGATCAGTGCCGGATCCGATCCGAATGAATTAGATTCTTATGGAACGAATGCTCTCTCCTGGATGTTAAAGATGGAGAGTGCGGAGCTCTTTCGTCACGCCATCCAAAAGGGGGCCGATCCCTTATCTCCTTATCGCATTCCAGGCAATGTTATCTTTGATGTAGTGAATCAAAACAAAGATTCTTTCCTTCAAATCTTAGTGGATACAGTTTCTGTTTGGAAAAATTCAAATCACCTTCTCACCAGAGATAAAAACGGGAACACCATCTTTCATTCGGCAGTTCTTGAGTCAGCAGAATCTCTTTGGGATGTATTATTCAATTCCTTATCGGATGAGATTGTTTCTTTGCGAAATGAAGAAGGTCGATCTGTATTTTTAGAAGCAATCATCGAAGACCGAATTGAGATCGTAACTAAACTTTTGTCAAAGTTTCCAGATATCGTCCAACAAATTGATCGTGAAGGAAAAACAGCACTCCATTTGGTTGCTGAGAGAAACTTACATGAGTTATGTTCGTTTCTTTTGGAAGAAGAAAAAGTTTCATTAGAAACAAAAGATAATTTCGGAAATACGGCTTTGTTTTTATCTGCTTCTGCCGACGCAGTCGAATGTATGACAGATTTACTCCATGCCGGTGCCAATCCTTTTGTGTGGGGAGAAAATGAGGAATCAATCACGAGGTTACTTGACCGTGAAAAGTTTGGTCATTCGTTCAAAACTTGGAAGGATTTTGTGATCCAAAAAGCAATCCTCGGCGCGGGGTATGTACGCCGAGAAGAAATGATCGAATTTATTCGAAAAGAAAAACCTTTCAAACCAGAAGAATTAACCAAAGCAAAGTTAGTTGAACTAATCTAG
- a CDS encoding GMC oxidoreductase, with protein MSQSIPKEQNYDYDFIIVGSGFGGSVSAYRLSQKGYKVLVIESGKRWKSTDFPKTNWSLRKYLWMPKLGFYGIQRINLLNDFLLVSGAGVGGGSLVYACTLYVPSSKVLNSPLYSKMGGEKSLLPYYDVAKHMLGVTENPQLWEPDQILLETAKSFGKEDTFRRTPVGIYFGNKKDPKDPFFGGDGPDRDPCNFCGGCMVGCRHNAKNTLDKNYLFLAEKLGAVILPETKVTSLVPLNEKGIPDPEASGEFGYELETNSTTGWFGYPKRKFRSKQVVLSAGVMGTVGLLLKMQFENKMIRLSEKLGDTVRTNSETVLPVTVPASKGVDYSRGIAITSSVHPDENTHIEPVRYSKGSDFFALLASVMTDGGGKFPRPLKFFWTMLRHPIYFLKAHNPVGFAKNSIILLVMQTVDNSVRLVRKRRIIWPFQRTITSALSTGEPTPTYIPIANAFTRKLAEIVGGIPRSSFNDTLLSAPLTGHIMGGCIVADTPERGVIDMENKVFGYENLRVCDASMLTVNLGVNPSLTITALSERAMSFVPTKDKAPTQFLSFETKKGFDKILGSVPKKSSVKKSTPVRTRVS; from the coding sequence ATGAGTCAATCCATTCCAAAAGAACAAAATTATGATTATGACTTTATTATAGTAGGGTCTGGTTTTGGAGGTTCTGTTTCTGCTTACAGGTTATCACAAAAAGGTTATAAGGTTTTAGTGATTGAATCTGGTAAAAGATGGAAATCAACCGACTTCCCCAAAACCAATTGGAGTCTTCGTAAATACTTATGGATGCCAAAGTTAGGTTTTTACGGAATCCAAAGAATCAACTTACTCAATGATTTTCTACTTGTGAGTGGTGCGGGTGTAGGTGGTGGTTCGTTAGTTTATGCTTGTACGTTATATGTTCCATCTTCTAAAGTATTAAACTCTCCTTTGTATTCTAAAATGGGTGGGGAAAAATCATTATTACCATATTATGATGTTGCAAAGCATATGCTTGGAGTCACAGAGAACCCGCAACTCTGGGAACCGGATCAAATTTTATTAGAAACTGCCAAATCCTTCGGTAAGGAAGATACCTTCCGCAGAACACCTGTTGGAATTTATTTTGGAAACAAAAAAGATCCCAAGGATCCTTTTTTTGGAGGTGATGGTCCCGACCGAGATCCTTGTAACTTTTGTGGTGGTTGTATGGTGGGTTGTCGTCATAACGCGAAAAACACTCTTGACAAAAATTATTTATTCTTAGCAGAAAAGTTAGGTGCTGTAATCCTTCCCGAAACAAAAGTCACTTCTCTTGTCCCACTCAATGAAAAAGGAATTCCTGATCCAGAAGCAAGTGGTGAGTTTGGATATGAATTAGAAACAAACAGTACCACTGGTTGGTTTGGTTATCCAAAAAGAAAATTTCGTTCCAAACAAGTAGTGCTTTCTGCCGGTGTGATGGGAACGGTTGGGCTTCTACTCAAAATGCAATTTGAAAACAAAATGATTCGATTGTCAGAAAAGTTAGGTGATACCGTTCGTACCAATAGTGAAACAGTTTTACCAGTAACAGTTCCCGCAAGCAAAGGTGTGGATTATTCACGTGGGATTGCCATTACTTCCTCTGTCCATCCGGATGAAAATACTCATATTGAACCGGTTCGGTATTCGAAAGGATCTGATTTTTTTGCTCTCCTTGCCAGTGTGATGACCGATGGGGGAGGAAAGTTTCCAAGACCACTTAAATTTTTTTGGACAATGCTTCGCCATCCCATTTATTTTTTAAAAGCCCATAACCCAGTTGGGTTTGCAAAAAACTCCATCATCTTACTTGTGATGCAAACTGTTGATAATAGCGTACGACTTGTTCGTAAAAGACGAATCATTTGGCCTTTCCAAAGAACCATCACATCGGCTCTTTCCACTGGTGAACCCACACCAACTTATATTCCGATTGCCAATGCCTTTACAAGGAAACTCGCAGAGATTGTTGGTGGGATTCCTCGCAGTTCTTTCAATGACACTTTACTCAGTGCCCCTTTGACAGGCCATATCATGGGTGGATGTATTGTGGCTGACACACCGGAAAGGGGTGTGATCGATATGGAAAACAAAGTTTTTGGATACGAGAACCTACGTGTTTGTGACGCGTCCATGCTTACAGTAAACTTAGGTGTGAATCCCAGTTTGACCATTACGGCCCTTTCCGAACGAGCCATGAGTTTTGTTCCAACCAAAGACAAAGCACCAACACAATTTTTGTCCTTTGAAACAAAAAAGGGTTTTGATAAAATCCTTGGATCTGTTCCAAAGAAATCTTCCGTTAAAAAATCGACTCCAGTGAGGACACGCGTATCATAA